A genomic segment from Carassius auratus strain Wakin chromosome 25, ASM336829v1, whole genome shotgun sequence encodes:
- the tpm1 gene encoding tropomyosin alpha-1 chain isoform X8, translating into MDAIKKKMQMLKLDKENALDRAEQAEGDKKAAEDRSKQLEDDLLALQKKLKGTEDELDKYSEALKDAQEKLELAEKKAADAEADVASLNRRIQLVEEELDRAQERLATALQKLEEAEKAADESERGMKVIENRALKDEEKMEIQEIQLKEAKHIAEEADRKYEEVARKLVIVEAELERTEERAELNERRLRRLEDELRVLDQTYKSLKASDEQYSQKEDKYEEEIKVLTDKLKEAETRAEFSERSVAKLEKSIDDLEDELYSQKLKYKAISEELDHALNDMTSM; encoded by the exons ATGGATGCCATTAAGAAGAAGATGCAGATGCTCAAGCTCGACAAGGAGAACGCCTTGGACAGAGCCGAGCAGGCTGAGGGAGACAAAAAGGCAGCGGAGGACAGGAGCAAACAG CTTGAGGATGACCTCCTAGCACTGCAGAAGAAACTGAAGGGCACTGAAGATGAGCTCGACAAATATTCGGAGGCTCTGAAAGATGCACAGGAGAAACTGGAGCTGGCTGAGAAGAAAGCCGCAGAT GCTGAGGCTGATGTAGCGTCCCTGAACAGACGTATCCAGCTGGTTGAGGAGGAGTTGGATCGCGCACAGGAGCGTttggccactgccctgcagaagCTGGAGGAGGCCGAGAAGGCTGCCGATGAGAGCGAGAG AGGCATGAAGGTGATTGAGAACAGGGCTCTGAAGGATGAGGAGAAGATGGAGATCCAGGAGATCCAGCTCAAGGAGGCCAAACACATCGCTGAGGAGGCCGACCGCAAATATGAGGAG gtggccCGTAAGCTGGTGATCGTTGAGGCTGAGCTGGAGCGCACTGAGGAGCGCGCTGAGCTGAATGAGAG ACGCCTTCGAAGATTAGAGGATGAGCTTCGAGTGTTGGACCAAACCTATAAGTCATTAAAGGCATCAGATGAACAG TACTCCCAGAAAGAAGACAAATACGAGGAGGAGATCAAGGTCCTCACTGACAAACTAAAGGAG GCCGAGACCCGTGCTGAGTTCTCCGAGAGGTCCGTCGCCAAACTTGAGAAGTCCATTGATGACCTTGAAG ATGAGTTATATTCCCAGAAACTCAAGTACAAAGCCATCAGCGAGGAGCTGGACCACGCTCTCAACGACATGACTTCAATGTAA
- the tpm1 gene encoding tropomyosin alpha-1 chain isoform X5, translating to MDAIKKKMQMLKLDKENALDRAEQAEGDKKAAEDRSKQLEDELIQLEKRLRVTEDERDKVFEEYQSVEEKLVSAEEVATKAEADVASLNRRIQLVEEELDRAQERLATALQKLEEAEKAADESERGMKVIENRALKDEEKMEIQEIQLKEAKHIAEEADRKYEEVARKLVIVEAELERTEERAELNESKCAELEEELKTVTNNLKSLEAQAEKYSQKEDKYEEEIKVLTDKLKEAETRAEFSERSVAKLEKSIDDLEDELYSQKLKYKAISEELDHALNDMTSM from the exons ATGGATGCCATTAAGAAGAAGATGCAGATGCTCAAGCTCGACAAGGAGAACGCCTTGGACAGAGCCGAGCAGGCTGAGGGAGACAAAAAGGCAGCGGAGGACAGGAGCAAACAG TTAGAAGACGAGCTAATTCAGTTGGAAAAGAGGTTGCGGGTAACGGAGGACGAGCGTGATAAAGTGTTTGAGGAGTACCAGAGCGTGGAGGAGAAGCTCGTGTCCGCCGAGGAGGTCGCCACCAAG GCTGAGGCTGATGTAGCGTCCCTGAACAGACGTATCCAGCTGGTTGAGGAGGAGTTGGATCGCGCACAGGAGCGTttggccactgccctgcagaagCTGGAGGAGGCCGAGAAGGCTGCCGATGAGAGCGAGAG AGGCATGAAGGTGATTGAGAACAGGGCTCTGAAGGATGAGGAGAAGATGGAGATCCAGGAGATCCAGCTCAAGGAGGCCAAACACATCGCTGAGGAGGCCGACCGCAAATATGAGGAG gtggccCGTAAGCTGGTGATCGTTGAGGCTGAGCTGGAGCGCACTGAGGAGCGCGCTGAGCTGAATGAGAG CAAATGCGCTGAGCTTGAGGAAGAGTTGAAAACTGTGACCAACAACCTGAAGTCCCTGGAAGCCCAGGCTGAGAAG TACTCCCAGAAAGAAGACAAATACGAGGAGGAGATCAAGGTCCTCACTGACAAACTAAAGGAG GCCGAGACCCGTGCTGAGTTCTCCGAGAGGTCCGTCGCCAAACTTGAGAAGTCCATTGATGACCTTGAAG ATGAGTTATATTCCCAGAAACTCAAGTACAAAGCCATCAGCGAGGAGCTGGACCACGCTCTCAACGACATGACTTCAATGTAA
- the tpm1 gene encoding tropomyosin alpha-1 chain isoform X13, whose translation MAATSLEAVKRKIKQLQEQADGAEERAEKLQRELALERKSREAAEADVASLNRRIQLVEEELDRAQERLATALQKLEEAEKAADESERGMKVIENRALKDEEKMEIQEIQLKEAKHIAEEADRKYEEVARKLVIVEAELERTEERAELNESKCAELEEELKTVTNNLKSLEAQAEKYSQKEDKYEEEIKVLTDKLKEAETRAEFSERSVAKLEKSIDDLEDELYSQKLKYKAISEELDHALNDMTSM comes from the exons ATGGCGGCTACATCGCTGGAAGCAGTCAAACGGAAAATAAAACAGTTGCAAGAGCAAGCGGACGGTGCTGAAGAGAGAGCGGAGAAACTGCAGAGGGAATTGGCGCTCGAGAGGAAATCCAGAGAAGCA GCTGAGGCTGATGTAGCGTCCCTGAACAGACGTATCCAGCTGGTTGAGGAGGAGTTGGATCGCGCACAGGAGCGTttggccactgccctgcagaagCTGGAGGAGGCCGAGAAGGCTGCCGATGAGAGCGAGAG AGGCATGAAGGTGATTGAGAACAGGGCTCTGAAGGATGAGGAGAAGATGGAGATCCAGGAGATCCAGCTCAAGGAGGCCAAACACATCGCTGAGGAGGCCGACCGCAAATATGAGGAG gtggccCGTAAGCTGGTGATCGTTGAGGCTGAGCTGGAGCGCACTGAGGAGCGCGCTGAGCTGAATGAGAG CAAATGCGCTGAGCTTGAGGAAGAGTTGAAAACTGTGACCAACAACCTGAAGTCCCTGGAAGCCCAGGCTGAGAAG TACTCCCAGAAAGAAGACAAATACGAGGAGGAGATCAAGGTCCTCACTGACAAACTAAAGGAG GCCGAGACCCGTGCTGAGTTCTCCGAGAGGTCCGTCGCCAAACTTGAGAAGTCCATTGATGACCTTGAAG ATGAGTTATATTCCCAGAAACTCAAGTACAAAGCCATCAGCGAGGAGCTGGACCACGCTCTCAACGACATGACTTCAATGTAA
- the tpm1 gene encoding tropomyosin alpha-1 chain isoform X12 — MAATSLEAVKRKIKQLQEQADGAEERAEKLQRELALERKSREAAEADVASLNRRIQLVEEELDRAQERLATALQKLEEAEKAADESERGMKVIENRALKDEEKMEIQEIQLKEAKHIAEEADRKYEEVARKLVIVEAELERTEERAELNESKCAELEEELKTVTNNLKSLEAQAEKYSQKEDKYEEEIKVLTDKLKEAETRAEFSERSVAKLEKSIDDLEDELYSQKLKYKAISEELDHALNDMTSI; from the exons ATGGCGGCTACATCGCTGGAAGCAGTCAAACGGAAAATAAAACAGTTGCAAGAGCAAGCGGACGGTGCTGAAGAGAGAGCGGAGAAACTGCAGAGGGAATTGGCGCTCGAGAGGAAATCCAGAGAAGCA GCTGAGGCTGATGTAGCGTCCCTGAACAGACGTATCCAGCTGGTTGAGGAGGAGTTGGATCGCGCACAGGAGCGTttggccactgccctgcagaagCTGGAGGAGGCCGAGAAGGCTGCCGATGAGAGCGAGAG AGGCATGAAGGTGATTGAGAACAGGGCTCTGAAGGATGAGGAGAAGATGGAGATCCAGGAGATCCAGCTCAAGGAGGCCAAACACATCGCTGAGGAGGCCGACCGCAAATATGAGGAG gtggccCGTAAGCTGGTGATCGTTGAGGCTGAGCTGGAGCGCACTGAGGAGCGCGCTGAGCTGAATGAGAG CAAATGCGCTGAGCTTGAGGAAGAGTTGAAAACTGTGACCAACAACCTGAAGTCCCTGGAAGCCCAGGCTGAGAAG TACTCCCAGAAAGAAGACAAATACGAGGAGGAGATCAAGGTCCTCACTGACAAACTAAAGGAG GCCGAGACCCGTGCTGAGTTCTCCGAGAGGTCCGTCGCCAAACTTGAGAAGTCCATTGATGACCTTGAAG ATGAGTTATATTCCCAGAAACTCAAGTACAAAGCCATCAGCGAGGAGCTGGACCACGCTCTCAACGACATGACTTCAAT ATAA
- the tpm1 gene encoding tropomyosin alpha-1 chain isoform X15, with the protein MAATSLEAVKRKIKQLQEQADGAEERAEKLQRELALERKSREAAEADVASLNRRIQLVEEELDRAQERLATALQKLEEAEKAADESERGMKVIENRALKDEEKMEIQEIQLKEAKHIAEEADRKYEEVARKLVIVEAELERTEERAELNERRLRRLEDELRVLDQTYKSLKASDEQYSQKEDKYEEEIKVLTDKLKEAETRAEFSERSVAKLEKSIDDLEDELYSQKLKYKAISEELDHALNDMTSI; encoded by the exons ATGGCGGCTACATCGCTGGAAGCAGTCAAACGGAAAATAAAACAGTTGCAAGAGCAAGCGGACGGTGCTGAAGAGAGAGCGGAGAAACTGCAGAGGGAATTGGCGCTCGAGAGGAAATCCAGAGAAGCA GCTGAGGCTGATGTAGCGTCCCTGAACAGACGTATCCAGCTGGTTGAGGAGGAGTTGGATCGCGCACAGGAGCGTttggccactgccctgcagaagCTGGAGGAGGCCGAGAAGGCTGCCGATGAGAGCGAGAG AGGCATGAAGGTGATTGAGAACAGGGCTCTGAAGGATGAGGAGAAGATGGAGATCCAGGAGATCCAGCTCAAGGAGGCCAAACACATCGCTGAGGAGGCCGACCGCAAATATGAGGAG gtggccCGTAAGCTGGTGATCGTTGAGGCTGAGCTGGAGCGCACTGAGGAGCGCGCTGAGCTGAATGAGAG ACGCCTTCGAAGATTAGAGGATGAGCTTCGAGTGTTGGACCAAACCTATAAGTCATTAAAGGCATCAGATGAACAG TACTCCCAGAAAGAAGACAAATACGAGGAGGAGATCAAGGTCCTCACTGACAAACTAAAGGAG GCCGAGACCCGTGCTGAGTTCTCCGAGAGGTCCGTCGCCAAACTTGAGAAGTCCATTGATGACCTTGAAG ATGAGTTATATTCCCAGAAACTCAAGTACAAAGCCATCAGCGAGGAGCTGGACCACGCTCTCAACGACATGACTTCAAT ATAA
- the tpm1 gene encoding tropomyosin alpha-1 chain isoform X2, whose translation MDAIKKKMQMLKLDKENALDRAEQAEGDKKAAEDRSKQLEDDLLALQKKLKGTEDELDKYSEALKDAQEKLELAEKKAADAEADVASLNRRIQLVEEELDRAQERLATALQKLEEAEKAADESERGMKVIENRALKDEEKMEIQEIQLKEAKHIAEEADRKYEEVARKLVIVEAELERTEERAELNESKCAELEEELKTVTNNLKSLEAQAEKYSQKEDKYEEEIKVLTDKLKEAETRAEFSERSVAKLEKSIDDLEDELYSQKLKYKAISEELDHALNDMTSM comes from the exons ATGGATGCCATTAAGAAGAAGATGCAGATGCTCAAGCTCGACAAGGAGAACGCCTTGGACAGAGCCGAGCAGGCTGAGGGAGACAAAAAGGCAGCGGAGGACAGGAGCAAACAG CTTGAGGATGACCTCCTAGCACTGCAGAAGAAACTGAAGGGCACTGAAGATGAGCTCGACAAATATTCGGAGGCTCTGAAAGATGCACAGGAGAAACTGGAGCTGGCTGAGAAGAAAGCCGCAGAT GCTGAGGCTGATGTAGCGTCCCTGAACAGACGTATCCAGCTGGTTGAGGAGGAGTTGGATCGCGCACAGGAGCGTttggccactgccctgcagaagCTGGAGGAGGCCGAGAAGGCTGCCGATGAGAGCGAGAG AGGCATGAAGGTGATTGAGAACAGGGCTCTGAAGGATGAGGAGAAGATGGAGATCCAGGAGATCCAGCTCAAGGAGGCCAAACACATCGCTGAGGAGGCCGACCGCAAATATGAGGAG gtggccCGTAAGCTGGTGATCGTTGAGGCTGAGCTGGAGCGCACTGAGGAGCGCGCTGAGCTGAATGAGAG CAAATGCGCTGAGCTTGAGGAAGAGTTGAAAACTGTGACCAACAACCTGAAGTCCCTGGAAGCCCAGGCTGAGAAG TACTCCCAGAAAGAAGACAAATACGAGGAGGAGATCAAGGTCCTCACTGACAAACTAAAGGAG GCCGAGACCCGTGCTGAGTTCTCCGAGAGGTCCGTCGCCAAACTTGAGAAGTCCATTGATGACCTTGAAG ATGAGTTATATTCCCAGAAACTCAAGTACAAAGCCATCAGCGAGGAGCTGGACCACGCTCTCAACGACATGACTTCAATGTAA